AAGGAATTATGTTTTGTTTGTAGGCTACTATTAAAATCCAACAATAATAtaacaattattttcaaaaataatatgGAAAAATCCAGGTACAGTACAGCCTTTCACCTCCAGGTCTGTGAAGAAGCACGTTGTCCCAACATTGGAGAATGCTGGGGAGGTGGGGAATATGCCACGGCGACAGCTACTATTATGGTAAGTCATTAACTATTTCCTAAGTGTTTTGTTAACATCTGAGCTGTTTGTACCCTATTGTTGGAACTTTAGGGGTGTGGGTTTATTACAATACATTTAAAGTAAAGCACTGCcctaggttgttttttttttgcttactgCAAAAAGATTTATCTGCTGTAGCTTATGCAGCTGTTTCCCAGCTGAGCAATAGTGGTATGTACTGTGTAAAGGTAGGAATGTCTTTCATGTTCCAGCTGATGGGTGACACGTGCACCAGAGGCTGCAGATTTTGTTCAGTAAAGACCGCCAAGAACCCCCCTCCGCTGGATCCGCAGGAGCCTTTCAACACCGCCCAGGCTGTCGCAGCGTGGGGCTTGGACTACGTGGTGCTGACATCCGTGGACAGGGACGGTGCGTACCCGGGCTGTCCTCCTGCCACCTGAGCTCCTCCCTGTGTGTACCTGGGCTGTCCTCCTGCCATCTGAGCTCCTACCTGTGTGTACCTGGGCTGTCCTGCCTCCCTGAGCTCCTACCTGTGTGTACCTGGGCtgtcctcctgcctccctgagCTCCTCCCTGTGTGTACCTGGGCTGTCCTTCTGCCACCTGAGCTCCTCCCTGTGTGTACCTGGGCtgtcctcctgcctccctgaaCTCCTCCCTGTGTGTACTGGGCTGTCCTCCTGCCAcctgagctcctgcctgtgtGTACCTGGGCTGTCCTCCTGCCACCTGAGCTCCTACCTGTGTGTACCTGGGCTCTCCTTGTGCcaccctgagctctgctcatgCCCCGCTGAGCTCCCACCGGTGTTCCATGGCTACACACAGCCCCCAGGAACATTGATCTGCACAGCTGAGGGCTGTGTTAAAGGAGACAGCAGTGCTGAAAGTTTGCACAGTTCCTACATATTCTCAGTATTTCTCCATGTCTGGTGAAAGACAGCAGAAATTACGCTCTTAATAAACATCAATAAATACTACAACTCTAAACATTTTATAACTAATTTTTAGCAGAATGCATGCATATACACCATGTGCTATTACTTAAGATagcaaaaagacaaacaaagacAAACTATCATATACAATACCATTACAGAACTTCCTTCTAAACACTAAGCCTAGAATATAGCATGTGTAACAAAACTGAAAGTTATGTTTTTCTAAGGAAGTGGGAAGTAGCTTCCTTGCAGTAGCTCCCTTGTGACACCATATAGGTGAGGAAAGCCATTGTAAAAACTGTTCAGTATGATGGAAAGTCCAGTGGCTTCAAAGGGGCTTAAAAGAGCACTAATATATACTTCTGAATTTTTGTACAACTGTTTTCAGACCAGAACCATAAATAGGTAAAGCCATTCTGTGCTCAGGGAGACAGGTAAATGTGAACTCTGTCCTAGACAATCACAGTTAGACTCTGTGCAGAGGCTTGGTAGGATATCTTTTGTAAGCCCATGGCATAAGTGGTGAGACAACACTGCAGTTTGACTGCgttattattttgcatttgaggTTTGAATCGGATGGGTTTTTTGGCATTGCTAGGAAGTAAATACATTTGTTGAACAGAAAGATTAACTGAATAATTGAAATGCTTCTAGATATGCCTGATGGTGGAGCGGAACACTTTGCAAAGACAGTCCGGCATCTGAAAGAAAGGTGTGTCATTGATGTATTGCTGTTATTGTTAAAACTTCAGAATGTGGTGCTGCATGTAGGTTAAAGCTCCTTTAGCTGGGTTATTCCAGGGGCCATGCAAATACAAAAGTCTGCCTCTAGCCTGTCTGTTGtgcccccttttttttttctttcttcatctttctCATAGAATGGCCCCAAACTGTTTTGAATTTGGATGCATTTCCAATTCATCCCAGGCTTATTTAGAGCTAGGCACTGGATTCTTTCTTTGAGCAGACAGCTGGTTTCCAGGAAATTAATACATTCTTCTGAGGTATGTTCATTCCTGAAGCTTGCGCTCAAACACAGCAGAGTTGGGTAACTCTGTCACCATGTGACCAAAGGAGTTTGGTTTCTCATTCAGCAGTGAtcaaattgtttttcatttagcCTCAGTGGCCATTTCCAAGTCTGTGATTGTaccttcctgctttccctggctgtgctgccttcaCTCTACATTGGTGCCCTGTATGCTGTACAACAGCACACTTGCCTGCCTGCAGAATTCATTTGTATAACTTCATTTAAGTCTTTGTCCTGTGTATCTTGGGGCTTGAAGGGTTCCTGCAGTTTTCCCCACCTGCCTTTTTGAGCTGAAATCAGGCTCCTGAACACCAAGACTGGATTCTAGACTCAGAGTCTTCTTATTCCAGTAGCAGAATTATAGCTCCTCTGTATTTTGGAGCTATAatcttaaacaaaacaaattcctgGTTTTACTGATGTGAgctgaaatacagcagaagccaaataataaatacaaaagcaaTTCCAACAGTCTCTCAAACATTCCCATGcactgtttatatttttaatgtgtcttCTTGCAGGTTAACTTAACATAAGTTTGTTATAGTGTGTTTGCAGAAACCTGTTGGTGTAGAATTATCTTGAATTTGGTTTGCTTATTGGAGTGTCATGTCTTCAGTTATGGAGttattgggggttttttgctatCTTGAGGTtttgggacacagggacacaaaATGCCACGAAAGGACCACATACGTTGTCTCTCCTTTTCAGGAATCCAAAAATCCTGGTGGAATGCCTAACTCCCGATTTCCGAGGCGACCTTTCAGCAGTGGAGAAGGTCGCCTCGTCGGGGCTGGATGTGTATGCCCACAACGTGGAGACGGTGCCGGCCCTGCAGAGGTGAGCAGtgcctctggctgtgctgggtgcgGAGCGGCACCGCGCTGCGGGCTGGGTGtgcagcggggccgggctgggggccGGGCTGCGGGCCGGGCTGCGCTCCCGTTCCCTTTTCCCGTTCCCTTTTCCCGTTCCCTTTTCCCGTTCCCTTTTCCCGTTCCCTTTTCCCGTTCCCGGCCTGCCCCGCGCGTGCGCCGCCGCCGGTCCCGCCGGCAGGGGGCGCGCGCGGCGCGggcccggtgccggtgccctCCCGGGGGCCGCCAGCCCGCGCCGCGCCCCTGCAGAGACGGGCACCACGCGCCTGTCCCGCCGCCTCTGACTTCTCTGTGCCCTCCCGCGGGTTTTTCTCCCTTGTGCTGGAAATGTGCGAAGGAAGGTCCGCGACCCCCGAGCCAACTTCGAGCAGTCCGTCCGAGTGCTGAAACACGCTAAGGAGGTGCAGCCCGGCGTCATTTCCAAAACCTCCATCATGCTGGGGCTGGGCGAGACGGACGAACAAATATATTCCACAATGAAATGTAAGTTGGTGTTGAAGTAGATGCCAGAATTCACAGGTATGaatttgaaaacaatttgtGTTGGAAAACAGTTGTAAGCATTTTAGCCTCTACGTGCCACTCAGTTTGGTGGtgcaggaaatgttttccaagttctattgaaaaataataatttggtttaaaaagactgaatttctgtaatattttgtcTTCTTATAGCTTACAGGTTCGATTtgacaggaaaaataatgattttccTTGTGATCCTTCCGCCACTAACAAGgagttttgtttttacagtatTGCGGGAAGCAGATGTGGATTGTTTGACCCTAGGACAGTATATGCAACCAACAAAACGTCACCTAAAGGTAAAAGTGCCTTTAATTTACAGGCAGAGTTATGGTCTGTACCTTGCACAGTCATCTTTAACTGCAGATGTTGGGAaaaatttccttccttgtttAGCTGGACAATGATCATCTGTTAGGGGCTCCTCACTGAAAATGACCTCAGCCATCTAACCCCTTTTGTCTTCTGCAGACTTCCCAGTTCTAGTTTCTGCTGTTAGCCAGGGagacagctggagctgaggcagGGTCTGGAAAACAAGAGCTTCAGTGTATGTCTCAAACATAATTGCTCAAGCCAGTGCCCCTTCACTGTCTTACAGCCTCTCCCTTAATGGTGCCACTTCAGCTGGGATATTTaccattttctgcttctgcagtCTGTCCAGAAATTTGCTCTCTGTTCTGTTCCTGTGTTTCACTGAATTAACTGATAGTTAAGAGATTTGCAGGACCATTGTGTTTTTTCACTAacttggacagaaaaaaaaggtttgctCAAAAGGACCATTCAAAAACAGAATgacgaaaaaaaaaaagataaagataaaGCAACAACTAGAGATTAAATTCTGAACTTTTCAGCTAAAtatgtaaaacaaataaaatacatttgtttggtagaaagcagagcaaaaatgcagtttgtgaCTTCACTGATAAAAGCTTTGGAGTGAAAAATTTTGAACTTGCAATATAGCTGTATTCAATTTCACTGTATGCTAGCTATAGCAATTTCCTTTGCATTAGTAACTGagcaaaattaattctttttcccCAGGTGGAAGAGTACATAACTCCTGAGAAGTTTAAGTACTGGGAAAAAGTAGGAAATGATCTTGGATTCCATTACACTGCTAGCGGGCCTTTAGTGCGTTCTTCCTATAAAGCAGGTAAGTTACTGAAAGGCATTGGATTCTTTAGCATGTAACATTTTATTATACAAAACTAAAACTGAAGTAATGTGCAACAAAGCTCACCTTAGCTCAAGGACACCTCATACAGttatcagtattttaaaaattacttacgCTATTTCCTGTAGGTCATCCAAATGCATCAGTGTGACAGTAATTAGAATTTGTACTGCTTGTTTTTGCAGTGCTGCTTAACCTCATCTTTTTTCCAAACCTATTCTGTACTATACTTAATGTGTGAGGCAGGATAGAGGGTACCAAATTTTCAAGTTTTCCTTCACATTCTGTCTCTTGGATGCTTCTGGGTTCAACAAGGTCCCTGGTTGTTTGTGTTGCAATTTTGGTTTTTCAGGCAGAATTTATTtacaatgctttaaaaataattagagaCTTACAGCAGTGCTTTTTCTGATAAAGCACTGGGTATGAAGTAGCAGCTGATGCTAATGGAACTGTTGTGTAGGTACAACATCCTGCTTTTTCctaaggaaggagagagaagactCATCTGGGGTACTGTGCTGCTCAGTCTGTTTTAATGACAGCTCAAACAAGATTTATAGCAGGTTTCATTATAACTTGCTGATACTTTATGAAAcaggaattaaattttaatcaaTCCAGTTTTGCCTGTTGTAATGCACAAAGCAACAAAACTATTTCATAAAACTggacagaaggaaaatcaggattttGGCAGTGGAGGGATTGTGTGTTGGGTTAtagttttgagggttttttagATCCCTGCTGTATGTATTGGAAATGCTGGTATATAATAGAATTTCTATAAAATAACTGGTGAAAACAATTGTATTGTAGAACAGAACACTCATGTTAAATAAGAATGTATTCTTCTGCcttattttattgaaataccTCCAAATCATTTTGgtgtctattttttttccttttaattaggTGAATTCTTCTTGAAGAACTTGGtagaaaaaaggaagacaaaagccatctgaaaatgagaatgaaCCTATTTAAAGCAGCCAGTTTTAAGAATCCTTTTTTCAGTGCATAATTATACTCAGTtccagaaatgcagaagaacAGATGGTGGCTATGTGAATAAACTTACTATCTTTCCAGAACAATTTTTTCTCATCAAAACACATTATTTTACCTCATTTCTCCTGGCAAGGCTACAGCAACTGAATACTTGAGTGTTCAGCAAAAAGACAGAAGATGGAAGTGATTTTGAAAGAGTGATGGAACTGAGGTGGAAGAAACAAACATAAGCTGGGAACAAAGACTGGGCAGATTTTATAGGTCTGCTCCAGCAGTCAGCCTTGCTGCAGTTAATACCTGTGAAGGTGCTGGTAGCAATTGGAAAGGTACTGATACTTTGGTGTATCTTCCTATTATGTAACATGAGCTTGCAGGGGCTCGGGGAACTGTAGGAGTTCTAAAGAAAGACTGTATGTGATAGTGCAGCAGATTAGGGCTTTCTTGAACCACACCAGAGAAAGTTCAGTGATGTGCCTTCAAAAGATGGTGTCTCTTAGCTGCATCAGAGAAAAAGAGCTGTACCATTCTGATAGCGAAAGCTTTTCCAGAGCTTGCATGTCTCCAAGTGTGAGCCTTGGTATATACAAGATatcaagcaaaagaaaacaaaaggtctTTTCTGGCAAGACAGTTAACCTTGTGTTGAGACCATCAATTTAAACAATTTGGAAAATCAGAGTTGGTGTAGGAGCATAAATGGAGCTACCCCTAATTTATGTACCTGACTGTAACAAACCCACTGAGCTGCACAGATGCTTCTTTTGCATTAAATATGCAGAACTGCAGTTCTGTACTGTGCTCCTATTGCATGGCTATTGTCTTGTCATTAAAGCAAAGTTAAAACCCCAGTGGTTGTGTTTGTTAGGTCTGGTTACTTGCCCCTTGAGGCAAGTAAGGTCTGGCTGCTAAATCTGAGTGCAGAGAAGTGAACCACATTGTGGGTAAAACATGAAATCCACTGTATATCACACTAAGctcaagcagaaataaaaacatgacaTATGCTACATTAACAGCTCTACTTGCCTCTCTACAGCCGTAACACAGATGATTCTCTCCCTAATGCTCAGCTATGCACATTAAATACCATCTCTGAACTAACCTGATCTGTATCTTTGTCAAGTTATTTGGGAAACATCCCAGGCCTTAGCTGTCTGGCCCAAAACTCCCATCATGCAGGTAATTCTATGCCTGGCTCTAGTACTTTTCTAAACTCCTGGAGTCTGTAGAAGGAGGGTGGACCCTGCACACTCACCAACTCAGCAAGATGACAGAAGGAAGACATCTACCTAGAAGGATCAGAGATAGGAGAAACTTGTATGAACGTAATACTGTACAACTGAGGCCAGTGATGCCTCAGCTGACACTTCACAAAATGAAGTACAGCAATATTAACTCATTATGAAGACAAAACTTTAACCAAGAAGGAATGTACTAATTCACCAGTGTAAGGGGAAATGTGAGCCATGAGAAACAAAGGGGAAGAAGGGATCAACAAAAGAATAGCTGTACTTTGTAAGGGTAGAGACAGGCaaggctgcttttttttaaaaataatattattaataatttttaaaaatcgAAAGGTCTGATTGCTAGTCATGGAAAGCCCAGGTGTATTTTGAGCTAAAAATGCCCTGCTTCAGCTAAAGTGCACATGAGTACTAGATCAGGGAAAAGTTATCAACCATTGTAAGGAAATTCAACACTCCCTCCACTGCAGGAGACACAGAGGGTTGCAACATCAACTCCAGGATACCCACACATTTAACAGCTGCCAGCCTTTATTAGAGGTCCTGCAGTAAAGAATGGTTTTGACTTGCCAACAGAGCAGATTTAACAGAATATGACTTTAGCTTCTGCCAAGTTACTGCTCTTTCAGCATATCAACaccagaaatacagaaaaaaggaGCTCTGAGCCATACAGCCATTATCAAACAAGAGAACATTGCACAGTGGCTTCCTCATAGTGAGAAAAGTAATGTTTCCTGAAACACAGTCCAGTATTGCATCATGTTAAAATTACCTTGTGAGTTGCTACTGGGTGGTTCAGATGATCTCATGCTCTTACACAACTGGCTGCCAGCTGTCTGGTACCATTTGTCAGAAGCTACACAAGCTTTTCTAACTGCATGTTTTGCTGTGGATTCTAAGAAAGTCATACTTTGACTTCATAGGTTGGAGGGTCTTCgcctatttttttaaacatttgggGACAAGCCCTGAAGTTCTTTTCCTAGTTACAAATTCCTGCATGTACAGGCATCTGACTTCCCCTATTGCCCATTCATTTTTTCCATAACTATGTATTAAAGCACCAAACTCTCTCAAATACCCTTTTTGTAATTCAGCACAGGTTTCGTGACTGTTTAGTTGAAGTTTCATGTTTggtgacattttaattttgtatgtCAATCATACCATTCTGTCAGTTTGATTCACAAAGCagctataaaatattttaagaaacattAATCATCCTTGCAAGCAGGAAAACATTAAACTGAGTTTTGGGAATAAGATTTAGAGTTGACACagacactttaaaaaagaatgaataGTCTTTTTGGCATCATCACATCAACCTACTACACTGTCTGAAACATAATTAAATGTTATTCAAGAGAATCGTTGCATCTTCCAGTAACTGCAAGTCCTTAGGTGAACTGAACACTGGCTTTGTCAATTCAAAaacagttttgaatttttttctacttgatGAATAATTAATATTGGTGTCCCCTCCATTAAAAAAGTGTGAAGCATTTATGCTTCTTTACTACCACATGTGGTAACATTGCAGGTGTTCAACTTGGAGCAGAAATTTTAGCTTGATTCCAGCATTCCTAAATCAGATATCCATCATGCCTTGCTGCATTGTTTAACTATTAAATTTCAAGTTTAGATGTTGAACAAGATTATAACACTACAAAAACTTCAAATGAGACGCGTAAACATTTTGGCCAGTACAAAATCTCACCCTTAACTGCTCCTATAATAACAAGTCTTGGTCAAAAATGTGTGTTCTATTCACTTGGAATATTCTTGGCTGCTATTGTATTCCTGGAACCAGACTAGTTTCAGCTGCACAAAAACACGAACACACATACTCAGAACAAAAACATTACATCTTGCCTGGCACTTACAATTTGTCTGTGTGCATCCTGGGTAAGACCAAATTTATGCATTCTGTATCATATTACTTCTAGACTCGCATTAAATCCtgattttcttcagctgttgtATTCTTGTATTTTCGCAGTGCAAAGCAGTGTTGCCATGGAACTGCATTTTAAGAACCCCATAGAAAGAATTTCAGAGCACAGGAGTCCATTGGCCACGTCAGACAATTCTCATCCACAATGACATGCTGGAACATCCATACACAAAGATTCAATAGCATTAAACCCCATCTCTTATGTGCACTACTCAAGCTTTCATAACAGGAACTCAGGTCATCTCCAGTTCTTATTTCCCTGATAACTGTACTCTGTTTATTGTTTCAACGATTGTTTATCATTCAAGGTGCTGCACAAGCTTCTGAAGCTCTTCCTTTTGGCCTGTGGTAAGGTTCTCTGGCACATCTGCAAGGTATGTATTGCTGTATCCTGAAGGAATGCCCCACTGGATTCAACCCCCATTCCCAGTCCTCCTACTAGAAGAATGCAGCCACCAAGAAACTAAGTTGACTTTAAGAAAGCAAGGGAAATTCCAGTACTAGTTTTACCTCTTACTGCTCTTGAGAAAGGATCTGCTGCTCCCCCTTTGCTAAGAGAGGGAAGTGAGACTGATCCCACTGTAATGAACTTGGCCATTCTTTAGTATTTTTATGACTAACCCACAAATCGCAATTCAAGGTTTGACtaattctgcaggaaaatcagGGTAGCAAGAGGGGTAACAAGACTTactttttccatctctttggGATGGCTTGTGAAAAGCCACTGGAATCTCAGGAACACTTCCATATTCCTAAAAGGAGCAATTCTTCACACAAGAGTAACAGCTCATCATCTGCTTCAAACTGATGAAGACAGGTCCCATACAGGGGCACTACTATTGCAGGTATGTGTGAGTTTCAGAAAGGCATCCTGATTTTCTGACAC
Above is a window of Motacilla alba alba isolate MOTALB_02 chromosome 4, Motacilla_alba_V1.0_pri, whole genome shotgun sequence DNA encoding:
- the LIAS gene encoding lipoyl synthase, mitochondrial, translating into MSLLLPQGRRGAAAARGLLVPRGRARVSGSHVCNQYGTSGSLPGEKKEFLQNGPDLQDFVSGDLSDKSTWADYKGNLKREKGERLHLPPWLKTKIPMGKNYNKLKNTLRSLNLHTVCEEARCPNIGECWGGGEYATATATIMLMGDTCTRGCRFCSVKTAKNPPPLDPQEPFNTAQAVAAWGLDYVVLTSVDRDDMPDGGAEHFAKTVRHLKERNPKILVECLTPDFRGDLSAVEKVASSGLDVYAHNVETVPALQRKVRDPRANFEQSVRVLKHAKEVQPGVISKTSIMLGLGETDEQIYSTMKLLREADVDCLTLGQYMQPTKRHLKVEEYITPEKFKYWEKVGNDLGFHYTASGPLVRSSYKAGEFFLKNLVEKRKTKAI